The Aeromicrobium senzhongii genome includes a window with the following:
- the frr gene encoding ribosome recycling factor encodes MKKAVEHTRDEFEGIRTGRAHPAMFAQITADYYGTPTPLQQLASFQVPEARTVIIAPYDLGAKSAIEKAIRDSDLGVNPSDDGKVLRVTLPELTEERRKEYIKLAKSKAEDGRIAVRGVRRSAKQAMDKAEKDSEISKDDVTGAEKRLDALTKKHVDIIDEALKSKEAELLDV; translated from the coding sequence ATGAAGAAGGCGGTCGAGCACACTCGCGACGAATTCGAGGGAATCCGGACCGGCCGCGCGCACCCCGCGATGTTCGCGCAGATCACGGCGGACTACTACGGGACGCCCACGCCGCTGCAGCAGCTGGCCAGCTTCCAGGTCCCCGAGGCGCGCACCGTGATCATCGCGCCCTACGACCTCGGGGCGAAGTCCGCCATCGAGAAGGCCATCCGCGACTCCGACCTCGGCGTCAACCCCTCCGACGACGGCAAGGTGCTGCGGGTGACGCTGCCCGAGCTGACCGAGGAGCGCCGCAAGGAGTACATCAAGCTCGCCAAGTCCAAGGCCGAGGACGGCCGCATCGCGGTCCGCGGCGTGCGCCGCAGCGCCAAGCAGGCGATGGACAAGGCCGAGAAGGACTCCGAGATCAGCAAGGACGACGTCACCGGCGCCGAGAAGCGCCTCGACGCGCTGACCAAGAAGCACGTCGACATCATCGACGAGGCCCTGAAGTCCAAGGAAGCAGAGCTCCTTGACGTCTGA
- a CDS encoding circularly permuted type 2 ATP-grasp protein: MTVLRDYAASVIQPTLGQSAAPYDEVASPDGTLRAAWKRLAAEAVDVTLPELTRASDEIARLLADEGVVYTPPGGQQRSWRLDPVPLVISADEWATLEKGLAQRAELLNAILVDLYGPQELLARGTLPPGIVFGHSGFLRAVARATAAHQRQLVITGTDLGRTPTGEWQVLADRAQAPSGIGFAMENRRVLSRVLPVAYREAGLHRLAPFFQVLRVSLMQAAPPTVENPRVVVLSPGPTSETAYDQAFIASTLGFPLVEGTDLVARDGAVWMRVLGRLERVDVILRRVDAEWSDPLELRGESQLGVTGLTEAVRRGTVTVINGLGSGVVENAALIPFMSEMCEQLLDEPLRLPGVPTVWAGTPEGRDQLLDRLDELTVRRIDPPFDVDTSSRERLVEAIVAEPYRYVGQEPVGVSVSPTLDQGRLEPHALTLRAFTLRHGSSYRPMIGGLATAAPVGSSADQIEVSKDVWVLKGSPDEPDQGLPDVLPVTHARAPVTPVPRVLDDLFWLGRYAERVEDLLRLAIATHELAEDFQGRPHSSGGRTLAVVAGVMRSLSPSSYDPANFEGDLRSLLLDAHRSGSVGQTVMRLKEIAQSVRDQVSPDLFRVFGAMDRARGLLAANPHGWQIGESAGRMLTAILSLHGVTGNMVRDEGWHLMEIGRGIERSLQLCQLIGPTLSVRRGLDVDRDVHQAVLQAAESAVTHRRRHRGVVRAASVLDLLLLDETNPRSLRFNLLAVDASLATLPGSSGSTRPERLVDDLLAELDRLDVGALLDLDGETRPNFVRFAQATAQHLMRLSDAVAEVHFATGPTPRSLGFSTGGTDA; encoded by the coding sequence ATGACCGTCCTGCGCGACTACGCCGCCTCGGTGATCCAGCCGACGCTGGGCCAGTCGGCCGCCCCCTACGACGAGGTCGCCAGTCCCGACGGGACTCTGCGCGCGGCCTGGAAGCGGTTGGCGGCCGAGGCGGTCGACGTGACCCTGCCGGAGCTCACCCGGGCAAGCGACGAGATCGCGCGGCTGCTGGCCGACGAGGGCGTCGTCTACACGCCGCCGGGTGGTCAACAGCGGTCCTGGCGGCTCGATCCCGTCCCGCTGGTCATCTCGGCCGACGAATGGGCGACGCTCGAGAAGGGCCTGGCGCAGCGCGCCGAGCTGCTCAACGCGATCCTCGTCGACCTCTACGGCCCGCAGGAGCTGCTCGCGCGCGGGACGCTGCCGCCGGGCATCGTGTTCGGCCACAGTGGCTTCCTGCGCGCCGTCGCGCGGGCGACGGCGGCGCACCAGCGCCAGCTCGTGATCACCGGAACCGATCTGGGCCGTACTCCGACGGGGGAGTGGCAGGTCCTCGCCGACCGCGCGCAGGCCCCGTCGGGCATCGGCTTCGCGATGGAGAACCGCCGGGTGCTCTCGCGCGTGCTGCCGGTCGCGTACCGCGAGGCGGGCCTGCACCGCCTGGCCCCGTTCTTCCAGGTGCTGCGGGTGTCGCTCATGCAGGCCGCCCCGCCCACGGTCGAGAATCCGCGCGTCGTCGTCCTGTCGCCCGGGCCGACTTCCGAGACGGCCTACGACCAGGCCTTCATCGCGTCGACCCTCGGCTTCCCGTTGGTCGAGGGCACGGACCTCGTGGCCCGGGACGGCGCGGTGTGGATGCGCGTGCTCGGCCGCCTGGAGCGCGTCGACGTGATCCTGCGTCGCGTGGATGCGGAGTGGAGCGATCCGCTCGAGTTGCGCGGCGAGTCCCAGCTGGGCGTCACCGGCCTCACCGAGGCGGTGCGCCGCGGGACGGTGACCGTCATCAACGGACTCGGCTCGGGCGTCGTCGAGAACGCGGCCCTCATACCCTTCATGTCCGAGATGTGCGAGCAGCTCCTCGACGAGCCGCTGCGCCTGCCCGGTGTACCGACCGTGTGGGCCGGCACTCCCGAGGGTCGCGACCAGCTGCTGGACCGGCTGGACGAGTTGACGGTCCGGCGGATCGATCCGCCGTTCGACGTCGACACGTCGTCGCGCGAGCGGCTGGTGGAGGCGATCGTGGCCGAGCCCTACCGTTACGTCGGGCAGGAGCCGGTGGGCGTGTCCGTCTCGCCGACGCTCGACCAGGGGCGTCTCGAGCCCCACGCGCTGACCCTGCGCGCGTTCACGCTGCGCCACGGCTCCAGCTACCGACCGATGATCGGCGGGCTCGCCACCGCGGCGCCGGTCGGCTCGTCCGCGGACCAGATCGAGGTCAGCAAGGACGTGTGGGTGCTGAAGGGCTCGCCCGACGAGCCCGACCAGGGCCTGCCGGACGTCCTTCCGGTCACCCACGCCCGCGCTCCGGTCACGCCGGTGCCGCGCGTGCTCGACGACCTGTTCTGGCTCGGCCGCTATGCCGAGCGGGTCGAGGACCTGCTGCGCCTCGCGATCGCCACGCACGAGTTGGCCGAGGACTTCCAGGGCCGACCGCACTCCAGCGGCGGACGCACGCTGGCGGTGGTGGCCGGGGTGATGCGGTCGCTGAGCCCGTCCTCGTACGACCCCGCGAACTTCGAGGGGGATCTGCGGTCCCTGCTGCTGGACGCCCACCGGTCGGGCTCGGTCGGCCAGACGGTCATGCGTCTCAAGGAGATCGCCCAGAGCGTGCGTGACCAGGTCTCGCCCGACCTCTTCCGGGTGTTCGGCGCGATGGACCGGGCGCGAGGTCTGCTCGCCGCCAACCCGCACGGGTGGCAGATCGGCGAGAGCGCGGGGCGCATGCTGACGGCGATCCTGTCCCTGCACGGCGTGACCGGGAACATGGTCCGTGACGAGGGCTGGCACCTCATGGAGATCGGCCGGGGCATCGAGCGCAGCCTGCAGCTGTGCCAGCTCATCGGCCCGACCTTGTCGGTGCGTCGCGGCCTCGACGTCGACCGGGACGTCCACCAGGCGGTGCTCCAGGCGGCCGAGAGTGCAGTCACGCATCGACGCCGCCACCGTGGCGTCGTGCGCGCCGCGTCGGTGCTGGACCTGCTGCTGCTGGACGAGACCAACCCGCGCTCGCTGCGGTTCAACCTGCTGGCCGTCGACGCGTCCCTCGCCACCCTGCCCGGGTCGAGCGGGTCGACCCGCCCGGAGCGTTTGGTCGACGATCTCCTGGCGGAGCTGGACCGGCTCGACGTCGGGGCGTTGCTGGATCTCGACGGTGAGACCCGGCCCAACTTCGTGCGGTTCGCCCAGGCCACGGCGCAGCACCTGATGCGGCTCTCCGACGCCGTCGCCGAGGTGCACTTCGCCACCGGCCCGACGCCGCGGTCCCTCGGCTTCTCGACGGGCGGGACGGACGCATGA
- the tsf gene encoding translation elongation factor Ts, with translation MAITAADVKKLRDATGAGMMDAKKALTEAEGDFDKAVEILRISGAAKAAKRGAEREASSGLVANSGSALVELNSETDFVAKNDQFIALAERLAAAADAAKPADAAEFANLTLDDGKTVAETISALAAVIGEKLELGRVSARSGQVATYMHRRASDLPPAVGVLVEYEGDNEDAARGIAMQIAAMRPRWLTREDVPAETVAKEREIAEATAKEEGKPEQALPKIVEGRVNGFFKENVLLDQASVTDNKKTVKAVAEEAGITIKGFSHIEVGA, from the coding sequence ACCGAGGCCGAGGGCGACTTCGACAAGGCCGTCGAGATCCTGCGGATCTCGGGTGCCGCCAAGGCCGCCAAGCGCGGCGCCGAGCGTGAGGCCTCGTCGGGTCTCGTCGCGAACTCGGGCTCGGCGCTCGTCGAGCTGAACTCCGAGACGGACTTCGTCGCCAAGAACGACCAGTTCATCGCCCTGGCCGAGCGCCTGGCTGCCGCGGCCGATGCCGCCAAGCCGGCCGACGCCGCGGAGTTCGCGAACCTCACCCTCGACGACGGCAAGACGGTCGCCGAGACGATCAGCGCCCTGGCCGCCGTCATCGGCGAGAAGCTCGAGCTCGGTCGCGTCAGCGCCCGGTCGGGTCAGGTCGCCACCTACATGCACCGTCGTGCCAGCGACCTGCCGCCGGCCGTCGGCGTGCTGGTCGAGTACGAGGGTGACAACGAGGACGCCGCCCGCGGCATCGCGATGCAGATCGCGGCCATGCGCCCGCGTTGGCTGACCCGCGAGGACGTGCCCGCCGAGACCGTCGCCAAGGAGCGCGAGATCGCCGAGGCCACGGCCAAGGAGGAGGGCAAGCCCGAGCAGGCTCTGCCCAAGATCGTCGAGGGTCGCGTCAACGGGTTCTTCAAGGAGAACGTGCTGCTGGACCAGGCGAGCGTCACCGACAACAAGAAGACGGTCAAGGCCGTCGCGGAGGAAGCCGGCATCACCATCAAGGGCTTCAGCCACATCGAGGTCGGCGCCTGA
- the pyrH gene encoding UMP kinase: MARRVLLKLSGEVFGGGATGIDPDVVNDAAEQVAQAVREGVQVAIVVGGGNFFRGAELSQRGMERARADYIGMLGTVMNALALQDFIEKQGVETRVQSAIAMAQVAEPYIPRRAIRHMEKGRVVIFGAGAGMPYFSTDTVSAQRALEIKADVVLMSKNGVDGVYDSDPRSNPEAQRFDSITFNEALQRNLQVVDAAAFALCMENELPMMVFNMNDEGAVTRALRGEMIGTLVHA, from the coding sequence ATGGCTCGCCGTGTTCTTCTCAAACTTTCCGGTGAGGTCTTCGGTGGAGGAGCCACGGGCATCGACCCGGACGTCGTCAACGACGCGGCCGAGCAGGTCGCCCAGGCGGTCCGCGAGGGCGTGCAGGTCGCGATCGTCGTCGGTGGCGGCAACTTCTTCCGCGGGGCCGAGCTCAGCCAGCGGGGCATGGAACGTGCCCGCGCCGACTACATCGGCATGCTGGGCACCGTCATGAACGCGCTCGCGCTGCAGGACTTCATCGAGAAGCAGGGCGTCGAGACGCGCGTCCAGTCCGCGATCGCCATGGCGCAGGTCGCCGAGCCGTACATCCCGCGCCGCGCCATCCGGCACATGGAGAAGGGCCGCGTCGTGATCTTCGGCGCCGGCGCCGGCATGCCGTACTTCTCGACCGACACGGTTTCGGCCCAGCGCGCCCTGGAGATCAAGGCCGACGTCGTGCTGATGAGCAAGAACGGCGTCGACGGGGTCTACGACTCCGACCCCCGCAGCAACCCCGAGGCCCAGCGCTTCGACAGCATCACCTTCAACGAAGCCCTCCAGCGCAACCTGCAGGTGGTCGACGCGGCCGCCTTCGCGCTGTGCATGGAGAACGAACTGCCCATGATGGTGTTCAACATGAACGACGAGGGTGCGGTGACCCGTGCCCTGCGTGGTGAGATGATCGGAACACTCGTCCACGCGTGA
- a CDS encoding phosphatidate cytidylyltransferase encodes MTSDVPTPDPAAQKKTGRAGRDLPAAIAVGVTLVAVVLLSLIWFKDLFGIVVVVALVVAAFELSRALATAGIRVPLPPVLAGGVTMLVVGYYDDMETATAVMALTVIATMAWRLRSGSAGFVRDATAGIFLLSYLFLMGTFVLRMLTADDGPWRVVAFILVTIASDIGGYAAGVLFGKHPMAPTISPKKSWEGFAGSMVASVAAGILIVVFALEGPWWAGLVLGIAGVCFATLGDLCESLIKRDVGIKDMGDLLPGHGGLMDRLDSLIAVAPVAYLVMYLLV; translated from the coding sequence TTGACGTCTGACGTCCCGACACCCGATCCGGCTGCGCAGAAGAAGACCGGCCGTGCCGGTCGGGACCTGCCGGCCGCGATCGCCGTCGGCGTCACCCTCGTCGCCGTCGTCCTGCTGTCGCTGATCTGGTTCAAGGACCTGTTCGGCATCGTCGTCGTCGTGGCGCTCGTCGTCGCGGCGTTCGAGCTCTCCCGGGCGCTCGCCACCGCGGGCATCCGCGTGCCGTTGCCGCCCGTGCTGGCCGGCGGCGTCACGATGCTCGTCGTCGGCTACTACGACGACATGGAGACCGCCACGGCCGTGATGGCCCTGACGGTCATCGCGACGATGGCCTGGCGGCTGCGGTCGGGCAGCGCCGGGTTCGTGCGCGACGCGACCGCGGGCATCTTCCTGCTGTCGTACCTGTTCCTCATGGGCACGTTCGTCCTGCGGATGCTCACCGCCGACGACGGCCCCTGGCGGGTCGTGGCGTTCATCCTGGTCACGATCGCCTCCGACATCGGCGGCTACGCGGCCGGCGTGCTCTTCGGCAAGCACCCGATGGCTCCGACCATCTCGCCGAAGAAGTCGTGGGAGGGCTTCGCGGGCTCCATGGTGGCCAGCGTCGCCGCGGGCATCCTGATCGTGGTCTTCGCGCTCGAGGGCCCGTGGTGGGCCGGTCTGGTGCTGGGCATCGCAGGCGTCTGCTTCGCGACGCTGGGCGACCTGTGCGAGTCGCTCATCAAGCGCGACGTCGGGATCAAGGACATGGGCGACCTGCTCCCCGGCCACGGCGGACTCATGGACCGGCTCGACTCGCTCATCGCCGTCGCGCCCGTCGCGTACCTGGTGATGTACCTCCTGGTCTGA